One genomic segment of Amycolatopsis sp. WQ 127309 includes these proteins:
- a CDS encoding ABC transporter ATP-binding protein — MANPVADVANLTKRFGDRTVLSGLDLTIGRGEFVALLGRSGSGKSTLLRVLAGLDGAVEGQADVHGTVSVAFQQPRLLPWRKVWRNVVLGLRQDGVSKSRNRALADKALAEVHLAEHADDWPLTLSGGEAQRVSLARALVREPDLLLLDEPFGALDALTRIAMHRLVEDLWRRHLPGVLLVTHDVDEALLLADRVLVLDGGRIIAEHRPGGSRPRNPADHIDVRRRVLADLGVTEDAPV; from the coding sequence GTGGCGAACCCGGTAGCGGACGTCGCGAACCTGACCAAGCGGTTCGGCGACCGGACCGTCCTCAGTGGACTCGACCTGACCATCGGCCGCGGCGAGTTCGTCGCGCTGCTGGGCCGCAGCGGCTCTGGCAAGTCGACGCTCCTGCGGGTGCTGGCCGGCCTCGACGGCGCCGTCGAAGGACAGGCCGACGTCCACGGCACTGTCTCGGTCGCCTTCCAGCAACCGCGGCTGCTGCCGTGGCGGAAGGTCTGGCGCAACGTCGTCCTCGGCCTGCGCCAGGACGGCGTCTCGAAGTCCCGCAACCGGGCGCTGGCCGACAAAGCGCTGGCCGAGGTCCACCTCGCCGAGCACGCCGACGACTGGCCGCTGACGCTCTCCGGTGGCGAGGCCCAGCGCGTGTCGCTGGCCCGCGCGCTGGTGCGCGAGCCGGACCTGCTGCTGCTCGACGAGCCGTTCGGCGCCCTCGACGCGCTCACCCGGATCGCCATGCACCGGCTGGTCGAGGACCTCTGGCGCCGGCACCTGCCGGGTGTGCTGCTGGTGACCCACGACGTCGACGAAGCCCTGCTGCTCGCCGACCGGGTGCTCGTCCTCGACGGTGGCCGCATCATCGCCGAACACCGGCCGGGCGGCTCCCGGCCGCGCAACCCCGCCGACCACATCGACGTCCGCCGCCGCGTGCTGGCGGACCTGGGAGTGACCGAAGATGCGCCTGTATAA
- a CDS encoding MBL fold metallo-hydrolase, whose protein sequence is MTDRLYFRQLLAGRDFAVGDPVATQMVNFAYLIGDRETGDAVIVDPAYAVRDLLDVLAADGMRLTGVLATHHHPDHVGGEMMGFSLPGIAELLAVEPVPIHVNGAETEWVRRVTGVSATDLRAHDHDDVLEVGSIPIRLLHTPGHTPGSQCFLVEDKLVSGDTLFLEGCGRTDFPGGDAEEIYRSLQALAGLAGDPVVYPGHQYSAEPSAALSEVKRTNFVYRPRSLDEWKVMFGG, encoded by the coding sequence ATGACGGATCGGCTCTACTTCCGGCAGCTCCTGGCCGGCCGCGACTTCGCGGTCGGGGACCCGGTGGCCACGCAGATGGTGAACTTCGCCTACCTGATCGGCGACCGCGAGACCGGTGACGCGGTGATCGTCGACCCGGCCTACGCCGTGCGGGATCTGCTGGATGTGCTCGCCGCCGACGGGATGCGGCTCACCGGCGTGCTCGCGACGCACCACCACCCGGACCACGTCGGTGGCGAGATGATGGGGTTCTCACTGCCCGGGATCGCCGAGCTGCTCGCCGTCGAGCCGGTGCCGATCCACGTCAACGGCGCCGAGACCGAGTGGGTGCGGCGGGTCACCGGCGTGTCGGCGACCGATCTGCGCGCGCACGACCACGACGACGTCCTCGAGGTCGGGTCCATCCCGATCCGGCTGCTGCACACCCCCGGGCACACGCCGGGCAGCCAGTGCTTCCTCGTCGAGGACAAGCTCGTCTCCGGCGACACGCTGTTCCTCGAAGGCTGCGGCCGCACCGACTTCCCGGGCGGGGACGCCGAGGAGATCTACCGCAGCCTGCAGGCCCTTGCCGGGCTGGCGGGCGACCCCGTCGTCTACCCGGGCCACCAGTATTCGGCCGAACCGTCGGCCGCGCTGTCGGAAGTGAAGCGCACCAACTTCGTCTACCGGCCGCGCTCGCTCGACGAGTGGAAGGTCATGTTCGGCGGCTGA
- a CDS encoding IclR family transcriptional regulator, translated as MRTAGRNDGASGDGLVAARLAALLEAFRPGDESLGVSELARRTGLAKTTVHRLVGHLADTGLLTREDGAVRLGLRLFEIGQLASPRRGLVEAARPYLADLREATRNTVHLAILEGTEVVYLDVLRGPDAPTLPSRIGGRFPAHATGVGKAILAFSAESVVNKVIDAGLPRMSPKTITAPGLLRRQLTRIREDGIALEREESGVGVVCAASPLLDARGVAVAAVSISGWANRMRTERVAPAVRTVALALTRTLSAATADSRK; from the coding sequence ATGCGTACCGCTGGGCGGAACGACGGCGCGAGCGGCGACGGCCTCGTCGCCGCCCGGCTCGCCGCGCTCCTCGAAGCTTTCCGGCCGGGCGACGAGTCACTCGGCGTGTCCGAACTGGCCCGGCGGACCGGGCTGGCGAAGACGACCGTCCACCGCCTCGTCGGTCACCTCGCCGACACCGGCCTGCTGACGCGCGAGGACGGCGCCGTGCGGCTCGGGCTGCGGCTGTTCGAAATCGGCCAACTGGCCTCGCCCCGGAGAGGACTCGTCGAAGCCGCCCGGCCGTACCTCGCCGATCTCCGGGAGGCGACGCGCAACACCGTCCACCTCGCGATCCTGGAGGGCACCGAAGTCGTCTACCTCGACGTCCTGCGCGGGCCGGACGCGCCGACGCTGCCCTCGCGCATCGGCGGCCGGTTCCCCGCGCACGCCACCGGCGTCGGCAAGGCGATCCTCGCGTTTTCCGCGGAATCCGTCGTGAACAAGGTCATCGACGCCGGATTGCCCCGGATGAGCCCGAAGACGATCACCGCGCCCGGGCTGCTGCGCCGTCAGCTCACCCGGATCCGCGAAGACGGGATCGCGTTGGAACGCGAGGAATCGGGTGTCGGCGTGGTGTGCGCGGCCAGCCCGCTGCTCGACGCGCGCGGCGTCGCGGTCGCGGCCGTGTCGATTTCGGGCTGGGCCAACCGGATGCGGACCGAACGGGTTGCTCCCGCCGTCCGCACGGTCGCACTGGCGTTGACCCGGACGCTGTCGGCCGCCACCGCGGACAGTCGGAAATAA
- a CDS encoding class F sortase produces MRAELGALLVAALVVAGCSTAAPATPPPTVTSSATPAAAAGPQPLPTAPEVRPVHLRIPAIAVDAPALVPLGLGPDHQLEAPAKFEDVGWYAAGPVPGDPGPAVIAAHVDSRAGPAPFFRLRDLKGGDEVFVTRSDGQETRFVVDRVQRYPKNAFPTDAVYGPAPGSALRLITCGGSFDAAKRSYRDNIVVYASTSWS; encoded by the coding sequence GTGCGCGCTGAGCTCGGCGCGCTGCTCGTCGCGGCGCTGGTGGTCGCGGGCTGCTCCACGGCGGCCCCGGCCACCCCGCCGCCGACGGTGACGTCGTCCGCCACCCCGGCGGCCGCGGCCGGCCCGCAGCCGCTGCCGACGGCCCCCGAAGTCCGCCCGGTGCACCTGCGGATCCCGGCGATCGCCGTCGACGCGCCCGCGCTCGTCCCGCTCGGGCTCGGCCCCGACCACCAGCTCGAGGCGCCCGCGAAGTTCGAGGACGTCGGCTGGTACGCCGCCGGCCCGGTGCCGGGCGACCCCGGTCCCGCGGTGATCGCCGCGCACGTCGACTCGCGGGCCGGCCCGGCACCGTTCTTCCGGCTGCGTGACCTCAAGGGCGGCGACGAAGTGTTCGTCACCCGCTCCGACGGCCAGGAGACGCGGTTCGTCGTGGACCGCGTCCAGCGCTACCCGAAGAACGCCTTCCCCACCGACGCCGTCTACGGGCCGGCGCCGGGCAGCGCGTTGCGGCTCATCACCTGCGGCGGCAGCTTCGACGCGGCCAAACGCTCCTACCGCGACAACATCGTCGTTTACGCCTCCACCAGCTGGAGCTAA
- a CDS encoding ABC transporter substrate-binding protein: MRLYKGIAVVAAALVLAGCGSATGTNPGPAAVPQAVSAADLAKVTLKVGDQKGGVKSLLTAAKGLDNLPYKIEWSTFTSGPPLLEAASAGAIDIGRVGNTPPIFAAAAKAKIAVVSVSKSNVEREAILVPDDSPLKDVASLKGKTVGVAKGSSAHGQLLNTLHNAGLTTKDIKVSFLQPAEAYAAFTQHTIDAWAIWDPYTAQAQIEAKARVLADGRGASNGLSFQTASTAALADPGKNSAIRDFVVRVVKAQKWADAHRPEWAAAWAKETGLKLEVAQKAVDAGRDLPAPLDDSIVKSEQQLADAFTDDKTLPGKVDFAAYADRRFGPDLETARSNG; the protein is encoded by the coding sequence ATGCGCCTGTATAAGGGAATTGCCGTCGTCGCGGCGGCGCTGGTCCTGGCCGGGTGCGGCTCGGCCACCGGCACGAACCCCGGGCCGGCCGCGGTGCCGCAGGCGGTGAGCGCGGCCGACCTGGCCAAGGTGACGCTCAAGGTGGGCGACCAGAAGGGCGGCGTGAAGTCGCTGCTCACCGCGGCGAAGGGGCTCGACAACCTGCCGTACAAGATCGAGTGGTCGACGTTCACCTCCGGGCCGCCGCTGCTCGAGGCGGCGTCGGCGGGCGCGATCGACATCGGCCGCGTCGGCAACACGCCGCCGATCTTCGCCGCCGCCGCGAAGGCGAAGATTGCCGTCGTGAGCGTCTCGAAGAGCAACGTCGAACGCGAGGCGATCCTCGTCCCGGACGACTCGCCGCTGAAGGACGTCGCGTCGCTGAAGGGCAAGACGGTCGGCGTCGCGAAAGGCAGTTCCGCCCACGGCCAGCTGCTGAACACGCTGCACAACGCCGGGTTGACCACCAAGGACATCAAGGTGAGCTTCCTGCAGCCGGCCGAGGCCTACGCCGCCTTCACCCAGCACACGATCGACGCGTGGGCGATCTGGGACCCGTACACCGCGCAGGCCCAGATCGAGGCCAAGGCGCGGGTGCTCGCCGACGGCCGGGGTGCGTCCAACGGCCTGAGCTTCCAGACCGCGAGCACCGCGGCGCTGGCCGACCCCGGCAAGAACTCGGCCATCCGCGACTTCGTGGTCCGCGTGGTCAAGGCGCAGAAGTGGGCCGACGCGCACCGTCCGGAGTGGGCGGCGGCGTGGGCGAAGGAGACCGGGCTGAAGCTCGAGGTGGCGCAGAAGGCCGTCGACGCCGGCCGGGACCTGCCGGCTCCGCTGGACGACTCGATCGTGAAATCGGAGCAACAGCTCGCGGACGCGTTCACCGACGACAAGACTCTGCCGGGGAAGGTGGACTTCGCCGCGTACGCCGACCGGCGGTTCGGTCCCGACCTCGAAACGGCTAGGAGCAACGGATGA
- a CDS encoding oxygenase MpaB family protein, whose product MTPQPLGPESLTWKYFGDWRGLLIALWAGSMQNMHPGLGAGVEQHSRFFEERWQRLFRSLYPIGGVVYDGPRAHRTALEVRGYHDRIKGIDALGRRYHALDPDTYYWAHSTFFVSTILIADHFMGGIGEAEKRRLFDEHVTWWRMYDMTMRPVPESWADFQRYWKHMCADVLEDNKATRDVLDLAGIAKPPFLPWLPDALWRPVSVLVARNFVWLTTGLYDREIRDRLGLRWSERDARRHRRVGKLINAVFKLVPHDRRYHPRARAGWRRVRGEVAPDAAVVETPPRNLPPLSERGKPEHYAPNI is encoded by the coding sequence ATGACCCCGCAACCGCTCGGGCCCGAGTCGCTGACCTGGAAGTACTTCGGCGACTGGCGTGGCCTGCTGATCGCGCTGTGGGCCGGGTCGATGCAGAACATGCACCCGGGCCTCGGCGCCGGCGTCGAGCAGCACTCGCGGTTCTTCGAGGAGCGCTGGCAGCGCCTCTTCCGCTCGCTCTACCCGATCGGCGGGGTCGTCTACGACGGCCCGCGCGCGCACCGGACCGCCCTGGAAGTCCGTGGTTACCACGACCGGATCAAGGGGATCGACGCGCTGGGCCGTCGTTACCACGCGCTCGACCCGGACACCTACTACTGGGCGCACTCGACGTTCTTCGTCAGCACGATCCTCATCGCCGACCACTTCATGGGCGGGATCGGTGAGGCCGAAAAGCGGCGGTTGTTCGACGAGCACGTCACGTGGTGGCGGATGTACGACATGACGATGCGGCCGGTGCCGGAGAGCTGGGCGGACTTCCAGCGCTACTGGAAGCACATGTGCGCCGACGTCCTGGAGGACAACAAGGCCACCCGGGACGTGCTCGACCTCGCCGGGATCGCGAAGCCGCCGTTCCTGCCGTGGCTGCCGGACGCGCTCTGGCGGCCGGTGAGCGTGCTGGTCGCGCGGAACTTCGTCTGGCTGACGACCGGGCTGTACGACCGCGAGATCCGCGACCGGCTCGGCCTGCGCTGGTCCGAGCGTGACGCGCGCCGCCACCGCCGGGTGGGGAAGCTGATCAACGCCGTGTTCAAGCTCGTCCCGCACGACCGCCGTTACCACCCGCGGGCCCGGGCCGGCTGGCGCCGCGTCCGCGGCGAGGTGGCTCCGGACGCCGCCGTGGTCGAGACTCCACCCAGGAACCTGCCGCCGCTGTCCGAGCGCGGCAAACCCGAGCACTACGCGCCGAACATCTAG
- a CDS encoding putative leader peptide, with amino-acid sequence MQQDALLVRRRHVDLRRQASAACPFA; translated from the coding sequence ATGCAACAGGACGCGCTTCTCGTGCGCCGCCGGCACGTCGATCTCCGGCGGCAGGCGAGCGCGGCGTGTCCGTTCGCCTGA
- a CDS encoding glycosyl transferase, translating into MAQHSWGTTFSGRSPATLSEQPGTRASAAHRLLSLDIVLALLALAGGLRVLYLAATAPALPSEAATVAHAYALGHLTPFTDAGGAGLSRFGWLQLSAYTMVSDAFGRSATALAAVRETMLVAAVIGTVLLWFLARRLGLTRWAATAAVLLVAVSPLALGLQRLVVVEHLAAVWALGALVLITTPEAKVRHDVMAAVCLLAAVLTSPLALFLLPAAGWLLIRRSPVRAALVGVLLNLGLGVAFGPAAAVLRPHLAAASRPSVADWVALDPAWAVLSAFALVAALAVAALRPFAVSGLLLVAMLLVPGVPDTAVLALLLPVTPLLVAGIAQAVTRQRRAAHHASGGSRTGLVVAATAFVLVVGVGWAYGFTELKPAPDRSGPLTDAQGWLRDNASGARLLVDDAAWAELANAGWPTGMMAAPAACAAVCPTAEWAVFAGDGAELRQRYPALDGALTDAGTVAVFGSGDQRVTVSRLDLPPADPGASSEDSARAHAGAALAASTRLAVSPDAAAVLRAGRVDPRLIATIAALAALQPVRITAFPEVPGEEPAGQPRRRVQFAGGEDGVAAFYTGQRDLFRPSSVARTRDGVLVTYPLFAPSGLLVPFSSP; encoded by the coding sequence ATGGCCCAGCACAGCTGGGGGACGACGTTCTCGGGCCGCTCCCCCGCGACCCTTTCCGAGCAGCCCGGCACGCGTGCCTCGGCCGCGCACCGCCTGCTGTCCCTCGACATCGTGCTGGCGCTGCTGGCCCTGGCCGGCGGCCTCCGCGTGCTCTACCTGGCCGCCACCGCACCGGCCCTGCCGTCCGAGGCCGCGACCGTTGCCCACGCGTACGCGCTCGGCCACCTCACGCCGTTCACCGACGCGGGCGGCGCCGGGCTCAGCCGGTTCGGCTGGCTGCAGCTGTCCGCCTACACGATGGTCTCCGACGCGTTCGGCCGCTCGGCCACGGCGCTGGCGGCGGTCCGCGAGACGATGCTCGTGGCGGCCGTCATCGGCACGGTCCTGCTCTGGTTCCTCGCGCGCCGTCTCGGCCTGACGCGCTGGGCGGCCACCGCCGCGGTGCTGCTGGTCGCCGTGTCGCCGCTGGCCCTGGGCCTGCAGCGGCTGGTCGTCGTCGAGCACCTGGCGGCCGTGTGGGCGCTGGGTGCGCTGGTGCTGATCACCACCCCCGAGGCCAAGGTCCGCCACGACGTGATGGCCGCGGTGTGCCTGCTCGCGGCCGTGCTCACCTCACCGCTGGCCCTGTTCCTGCTGCCCGCCGCCGGCTGGCTGCTCATCCGCCGGTCGCCGGTCCGGGCGGCGCTGGTGGGCGTGCTGCTCAACCTCGGGCTGGGTGTCGCGTTCGGCCCGGCCGCCGCCGTGCTGCGGCCCCACCTCGCCGCCGCCAGCCGCCCGTCCGTCGCCGACTGGGTCGCGCTGGACCCGGCGTGGGCGGTGCTGTCGGCCTTCGCGCTCGTCGCCGCGCTGGCGGTCGCCGCGCTGCGGCCGTTCGCCGTGTCCGGCCTGCTGCTCGTCGCGATGCTGCTCGTCCCGGGCGTGCCCGACACGGCGGTGCTCGCGTTGCTGCTGCCGGTGACCCCGCTGCTGGTGGCCGGGATCGCCCAGGCCGTCACCCGGCAGCGCCGGGCCGCGCACCACGCCTCGGGCGGCAGCCGGACCGGGCTCGTGGTGGCCGCGACCGCCTTCGTCCTGGTGGTCGGCGTCGGCTGGGCGTACGGGTTCACCGAGCTGAAGCCGGCCCCCGACCGCAGCGGACCACTGACCGACGCGCAGGGATGGTTGCGGGACAACGCTTCCGGCGCCCGGCTGCTCGTCGACGACGCGGCCTGGGCCGAGCTCGCGAACGCGGGCTGGCCTACCGGGATGATGGCCGCGCCCGCCGCGTGCGCGGCCGTCTGCCCGACCGCCGAGTGGGCGGTCTTCGCCGGGGACGGCGCCGAGCTCCGGCAGCGCTACCCCGCCCTCGACGGCGCACTGACCGACGCCGGGACGGTGGCCGTGTTCGGCTCCGGCGACCAGCGCGTCACGGTGTCCCGCCTCGACCTGCCCCCGGCCGACCCCGGCGCGTCGTCGGAGGACTCGGCCCGGGCCCACGCCGGGGCCGCGCTGGCCGCGTCCACCCGGCTCGCCGTCAGCCCGGACGCCGCCGCCGTGCTGCGCGCGGGCCGCGTCGACCCCCGGCTCATCGCCACGATCGCCGCGCTGGCCGCCCTGCAGCCGGTGCGGATCACGGCGTTCCCCGAAGTCCCCGGCGAAGAACCCGCCGGACAGCCCCGCCGCCGCGTGCAGTTCGCCGGCGGCGAGGACGGCGTGGCCGCTTTCTACACCGGCCAGCGCGACCTGTTCCGCCCCTCGTCCGTCGCCCGGACCCGCGACGGCGTGCTCGTCACCTACCCGTTGTTCGCGCCCTCGGGACTGCTCGTCCCGTTCTCCTCTCCCTGA
- a CDS encoding DUF4397 domain-containing protein: MRTRLLLRPAGLIAAALLIGALTPLPASAAATTPGPGVGWIRVGHLSPKVPPVDIYFAPFGQAEKVVIRKAGYGAVTPYSSLTPGKYTLSMRAADAASTTPPALTATIDVAERNAYSLLVFANGPDGTLHGQLVTDDLTPPGPGQGRVRVVEGSAAIAPVTVDGPQGMAIAKDAAYGMTSNYVDVPQGRWPLQLSGGSVKSTADVDVKAGTSTTLLVTEDAGALKANPISDGASLPDPPKFGVETGGGGTAPMSTGSPFWPAASVVALLAALAAWPVLRRRRAARAR; this comes from the coding sequence ATGCGCACCAGGCTCCTGCTCAGACCCGCCGGGCTGATCGCCGCGGCCCTGCTGATCGGCGCGCTGACGCCCCTGCCCGCGTCGGCCGCCGCCACCACGCCCGGTCCGGGCGTCGGCTGGATCCGGGTCGGGCACCTGTCCCCGAAGGTGCCGCCCGTCGACATCTACTTCGCGCCGTTCGGGCAGGCCGAGAAGGTCGTCATCCGCAAGGCCGGCTACGGCGCGGTCACCCCGTACTCCTCGCTCACCCCCGGCAAGTACACCCTCTCGATGCGCGCGGCCGACGCCGCCTCGACCACCCCGCCCGCGCTGACGGCCACCATCGACGTCGCCGAGCGCAACGCCTACTCCCTGCTGGTCTTCGCGAACGGCCCGGACGGCACGCTGCACGGCCAGCTCGTCACCGACGACCTGACCCCGCCCGGGCCGGGCCAGGGCCGGGTCCGCGTCGTCGAGGGGTCGGCGGCCATCGCGCCGGTCACCGTCGACGGCCCGCAGGGCATGGCGATCGCCAAGGACGCGGCCTACGGCATGACGTCCAACTACGTCGACGTCCCGCAGGGGCGCTGGCCGCTGCAGCTGAGCGGCGGCTCGGTGAAGTCGACCGCCGACGTCGACGTCAAGGCCGGGACGTCCACGACGCTGCTGGTCACCGAGGACGCCGGGGCGCTCAAGGCGAACCCGATCTCCGACGGCGCGTCGCTGCCCGACCCGCCGAAGTTCGGCGTCGAGACCGGCGGTGGCGGCACGGCGCCGATGTCCACCGGCTCGCCGTTCTGGCCGGCGGCGTCGGTGGTCGCGCTCCTGGCCGCGCTCGCGGCGTGGCCGGTGCTGCGGCGGCGCCGGGCGGCTCGTGCGCGCTGA
- a CDS encoding TetR/AcrR family transcriptional regulator yields the protein MPGRTWAGTTLDDRKALRREQLVAAALALLGTEGSAATSVRAVCRHAKLTERYFYESFADREELVAAVYEHVGEQARQALVDAVRDAPSPTSRAENAVRAFVELIVDDPRKGRVLLLAPLTDPALTRRGLHLLPVFTAVVGEQLSRGDETERQLVAVGLVGALSNVFIAYLDGSLKVSRERLVAHCVKLVLGADDLAR from the coding sequence ATGCCGGGCCGGACCTGGGCGGGCACGACGCTGGACGACCGGAAGGCGCTCCGGCGCGAGCAGCTCGTCGCCGCGGCCCTCGCGCTGCTGGGCACCGAGGGCTCGGCCGCCACCAGCGTCCGCGCGGTCTGCCGGCACGCGAAGCTCACCGAGCGTTACTTCTACGAGAGCTTCGCCGACCGCGAGGAGCTCGTCGCCGCGGTCTACGAGCACGTCGGGGAGCAGGCGCGCCAAGCTCTGGTCGACGCGGTGCGGGACGCGCCGAGCCCGACCTCGCGCGCCGAGAACGCCGTGCGCGCGTTCGTCGAGCTGATCGTCGACGACCCCCGCAAGGGCCGGGTCCTGCTGCTGGCCCCGCTGACCGACCCCGCGCTCACCCGGCGCGGCCTGCACCTGCTGCCGGTGTTCACCGCCGTCGTCGGCGAGCAGCTCTCCCGCGGCGACGAGACCGAACGGCAGCTGGTCGCCGTCGGGCTGGTGGGCGCGCTGAGCAACGTCTTCATCGCCTACCTCGACGGCTCGCTGAAGGTCTCGCGCGAGCGGCTGGTCGCGCACTGCGTGAAACTCGTGCTCGGCGCCGACGACCTGGCCCGCTGA
- a CDS encoding ABC transporter permease encodes MSISTTGVLARAEPAAEGPPRKTPTRRRPDLRRWISPVVLVAVWQIASGTGLLPPDKLSSPWTVLQAGVEVARSGELGDAFVVSLGRVGAGFAIGAIVGVVLGIVSGLSRWGEALVDPPVQMLRTLPFLGLIPLFILWFGIGEETKIVLVALGVAFPLYLNVHSGIRGADPNLVEASRALGFSRAERLWHVVLPGALPQALVGLRQSLGLAWLALIVGETVNADAGVGYLINNAREFLRTDVVVVGLILYALLGLVTDALVRLLERKVLRWRTR; translated from the coding sequence GTGTCGATTTCCACCACGGGCGTGCTGGCGCGCGCCGAACCGGCCGCCGAAGGGCCGCCCCGCAAGACGCCCACCCGGCGCCGCCCCGACCTGCGGCGCTGGATCAGCCCGGTGGTGCTGGTCGCCGTCTGGCAGATCGCCAGCGGCACCGGCCTGCTGCCGCCCGACAAGCTCAGTTCACCGTGGACGGTCCTGCAGGCCGGCGTGGAAGTGGCGCGCAGCGGCGAACTCGGCGACGCGTTCGTCGTGTCGCTCGGCCGCGTCGGGGCCGGGTTCGCGATCGGCGCGATCGTCGGGGTCGTCCTCGGCATCGTCTCCGGGCTGTCGCGGTGGGGCGAAGCGCTGGTCGACCCGCCGGTGCAGATGCTGCGCACGTTGCCGTTCCTCGGCCTGATCCCGCTGTTCATCCTGTGGTTCGGGATCGGCGAGGAGACGAAGATCGTGCTGGTCGCGCTCGGCGTGGCCTTCCCGCTCTACCTGAACGTCCACTCGGGAATCCGCGGCGCCGACCCGAACCTCGTCGAAGCCTCACGGGCGCTCGGGTTCAGCCGCGCGGAACGGCTCTGGCACGTCGTGCTGCCCGGCGCGCTGCCGCAGGCGCTCGTCGGGCTGCGGCAGTCGCTCGGCCTGGCGTGGCTCGCGCTGATCGTCGGCGAGACGGTCAACGCCGACGCCGGCGTCGGCTACCTCATCAACAACGCGCGGGAATTCCTGCGCACCGACGTCGTGGTCGTCGGCCTGATCCTCTACGCCCTGCTCGGCCTGGTCACCGACGCGCTGGTCCGGCTGCTGGAACGGAAGGTGCTGCGGTGGCGAACCCGGTAG
- a CDS encoding LLM class flavin-dependent oxidoreductase — MSIRLHWFLPTSGDGRTIVERFHANRSAGPAAQRDPDLDYLAQVARAAERQGFEGVLTPTGTWCEDAWLTTAALIRETTKLKFLVAFRPGVISPTLVAQMAGTFQRLSEGRVLLNIVTGGDAVEQRRFGDWHDHDARYARTDEFLTIVRGVWSGKPFTFEGEHLRVEGATTLAAPDPAPPIYFGGSSPAALPVAAKHADVYLTWGEPPAQVAEKIAKVKALAGDRDIRFGVRLHTISRDTSAEAWAEAQKLLDALSPEQVAKAQAQLAASESVGQQRMVALHGGRTDGGVRGLEIHPNLWAGVGLVRGGAGTALVGSHSEVADLIEEYHSVGVTEFVLSGYPHLEEAYWFGDGVRPELARRGLLAGVPALHRPSHPERNVAAL; from the coding sequence ATGAGCATCAGGCTGCACTGGTTCCTGCCCACCAGCGGCGACGGCCGCACGATCGTGGAACGCTTCCACGCCAACCGGTCCGCCGGTCCGGCGGCGCAGCGCGACCCCGATCTCGACTACCTCGCCCAGGTGGCCCGCGCGGCCGAGCGGCAGGGCTTCGAGGGTGTGCTGACGCCGACCGGCACGTGGTGCGAGGACGCCTGGCTGACCACGGCCGCGCTGATCCGCGAGACGACCAAGCTGAAGTTCCTGGTCGCCTTCCGGCCCGGTGTCATCTCGCCGACGCTGGTCGCGCAGATGGCGGGGACGTTCCAGCGGCTGTCGGAAGGCCGCGTGCTGCTGAACATCGTCACCGGCGGCGACGCGGTCGAGCAGCGCCGGTTCGGCGACTGGCACGACCACGACGCCCGGTACGCGCGCACCGACGAGTTCCTGACGATCGTCCGCGGCGTGTGGTCGGGGAAGCCGTTCACCTTCGAAGGCGAGCACCTGAGGGTCGAAGGCGCGACGACGCTGGCCGCGCCGGACCCGGCGCCGCCGATCTACTTCGGCGGCTCGTCCCCGGCCGCGCTGCCGGTCGCCGCGAAGCACGCCGACGTCTACCTGACCTGGGGCGAGCCGCCCGCGCAGGTGGCCGAGAAGATCGCCAAGGTCAAGGCGCTGGCGGGGGACCGGGACATCCGGTTCGGCGTCCGGCTGCACACGATCTCGCGCGACACGTCGGCCGAGGCGTGGGCGGAGGCGCAGAAGCTGCTGGACGCGCTGAGCCCGGAGCAGGTCGCGAAGGCGCAGGCGCAGCTGGCCGCCAGCGAGTCCGTCGGGCAGCAGCGGATGGTCGCGCTGCACGGCGGCCGCACCGACGGCGGTGTCCGCGGCCTGGAGATCCACCCGAACCTGTGGGCCGGCGTCGGCCTGGTCCGCGGCGGCGCGGGCACGGCGCTGGTGGGCAGCCACAGCGAGGTCGCCGACCTGATCGAGGAGTACCACTCGGTCGGCGTCACCGAGTTCGTGCTGTCCGGCTACCCGCACCTGGAGGAGGCGTACTGGTTCGGCGACGGCGTCCGGCCGGAACTGGCCCGGCGCGGCCTGCTGGCCGGCGTCCCGGCGTTGCACCGGCCGTCCCACCCCGAACGCAACGTGGCCGCCCTTTAG